In one Silene latifolia isolate original U9 population chromosome 10, ASM4854445v1, whole genome shotgun sequence genomic region, the following are encoded:
- the LOC141607739 gene encoding uncharacterized protein LOC141607739 has translation MSYDGSYQEPWEERMDDLTKRMAQMNYKIDQICNHTLRKKGKRHVESSDSDESHHSIPEPRRNNDDDRGLKLDIPEFEGELDAEKFLDWVRQAERVFEYKGYDEHKQFKVATLKMTKYASLWYENLKKQRRRERKSKIETWDKLKKHLQKRFVPRDYEQEQYLMLTSLSQGNLSVTDYIKEFERLIMVCDLEEREEMQIARFIKGLSPSLAQRVEVQNFLDFNDVCKLALKFEKQDKGKKPLVARDGSKGVNPFYKSSATSSFNKEAKKEEPKDKGKGVATDFKNMGARRCFKCQGYGHIANECPQKRALTLQELVNSVQNDGDEEDDEVHTHIVEPSYDTDKEMFVVRNLHIQSTPIEMEQREQIFHARCKVRGKNCNLIIDSGSCTNAVATELVDSFKLETRNHHKPYMLHWLNENSGIKVKKQALLSFVMGPYEDEVWCDVLPMSACHILLGRPWQFDREVVHQGRDNIYIVSKGKNRFHLKPLSPNKVKKKNENLFMNAKEFVEALEQGEQAYVLMVRDVEEGIGVHDETVQMLLNEFGDVFPEELPLGLPPKRSIEHQIDLIPGATLPNKPAYRCNPEEAKELQRQVQELIDRGYVQESLSPCAVPALLVPKKDGTWRMCIDSRAVNNITIKYRFPMPRLDDMLDELNGARVFSKIDLRSGYHQMRIREGDEWKTAFKTKQGLYEWLVMPFGLCNAPSSFMRLMNEVLRPFLNKFVVVYLDDILIYSKNKEQHLEHLRKVFEKLREQKLYGKLEKCMFMVPSVTFLGYIVGKEGVSVDPSKVEAIQSWPIPKTTTEVRSFHGLASFYRRFIQNFSSIVAPITELTKKGEFVWNPSAQKAFDEIKDKLCSAPILALPNFDKLFEVECDASGVGVGAVLIQEKRPLCILS, from the exons atgtcttATGATGGTTCATATCAAGAACCATGGGAGGAACGTATGGATGACTTAACAAAACGAATGGCACAAATGAATTACAAGATTGATCAGATTTGTAATCATACTCTTAGAAAGAAGGGGAAAAGGCATGTTGAAAGTTCAGATTCCGATGAGAGCCATCATTCCATTCCTGAACCAAGGAGGAATAATGATGATGAtcgtggattaaaacttgatatcCCGGAGTTTGAAGGGGAACTTGATGCTGAAAAATTCCTAGATTGGGTGAGACAAGCAGAGAGAGTCTTTGAATATAAAGGCTATGATGAACACAAGCAATTCAAGGTTGCTACCTTGAAAATGACCAAGTATGCATCCTTGTGGTATGAGAACCTTAAGAAGCAAAGAAGGCGTGAAAGAAAGAGTAAGATTGAGACTTGGGATAAGTTGAAGAAGCACTTGCAAAAACGCTTCGTGCCAAGAGACTATGAACAAGAGCAGTACTTGATGCTTACATCTCTTTCTCAAGGTAATTTAAGTGTGACTGATTACATTAAGGAGTTTGAAAGACTAATTATGGTGTGTGACCTTGAGGAACGGGAGGAGATGCAAATTGCTCGGTTCATTAAGGGTTTGAGTCCTTCATTGGCCCAACGAGTTGAAGTTCAGAATTTCCTTGATTTTAATGATGTGTGTAAGCTTGCTCTTAAGTTTGAAAAGCAGGACAAAGGAAAGAAACCCCTGGTTGCTCGTGATGGTTCTAAGGGTGTTAATCCTTTTTATAAGTCAAGCGCTACATCATCGTTCAATAAGGAAGCCAAAAAGGAAGAAcccaaagacaaaggcaaaggagTTGCTACTGATTTTAAAAATATGGGTGCTAGGAGATGCTTTAAATGCCAAGGTTATGGACACATCGCTAACGAATGTCCCCAAAAGAGAGCGCTTACTCTTCAAGAGTTAG tcaATTCTGTCCAGAACGATggagatgaagaagatgatgaggttcACACTCATATTGTGGAACCATCATATGACACTGATAAGGAGATGTTCGTGGTGAGAAACTTGCATATTCAATCCACACCGATTGAAATGGAGCAACGTGAGCAGATTTTCCATGCTCGTTGTAAGGTGCGTGGTAAGAATTGCAATTTGATTATTGATAGTGGGTCTTGCACAAATGCGGTTGCTACTGAATTGGTGGATTCCTTTAAGCTTGAGACTCGTAATCACCATAAACCATACATGCTGCATTGGTTGAATGAAAACAGTGGGATTAAAGTCAAGAAACAAGCTTTGCTTTCATTTGTTATGGGTCCCTATGAAGATGAAGTATGGTGTGACGTGTTACCCATGAGTGCGTGTCATATTCTATTGGGACGACCATGGCAGTTTGATAGAGAAGTTGTTCATCAAGGAAGGGATAACATTTACATTGTTAGTAAGGGTAAAAACAGATTCCACTTGAAACCCTTGTCACCTAACAAAGTAAAGAAGAAAAATGAGAATTTGTTTATGAATGCTAAAGAATTTGTTGAAGCATTAGAACAAGGGGAACAAGCTTATGTTCTTATGGTTCGAGATGTGGAAGAGGGAATTGGAGTTCATGACGAGACTGTCCAaatgttgttgaatgagtttggtGATGTGTTCCCGGAAGAGTTGCCACTTGGATTACCTCCTAAGCGTAGCATAGAGCACCAAATTGATCTTATTCCAGGAGCTACACTTCCAAACAAACCAGCCTATCGATGCAATCCAGAAGAGGCAAAAGAGTTGCAAAgacaagtgcaagagttgattgaTCGAGGCTATGTGCAAGAGAGTCTTAGTCCTTGTGCCGTACCTGCTCTTTTGGTACCCAAGAAGGATGGGacatggcgtatgtgtattgatagCCGAGCAGTGAACAATATTACAATCAAGTATCGCTTTCCTATGCCGAGACTAGATGATATGCTTGATGAGTTGAATGGAGCTCGTGTGTTCTCGAAAATTGATCTTCGAAGTGGTTATCATCAAATGAGGATCCGAGAAGGTGACGAATGGAAAACAGCCTTCAAAACAAAGCAAgggttgtatgagtggcttgttatgccatttgggttatgcAATGCTCCTAGTTCTTTCATGCGGCTGATGAATGAGGTCCTAAGGCCATTTCTTAATaagtttgttgttgtttatcttgATGACATTCTTATTTACAGCAAAAATAAGGAGCAACACTTGGAACATTTGAGAAAGGTATTTGAGAAGTTAAGAGAACAGAAACTTTATGGAAAGCTCGAGAAATGCATGTTCATGGTGCCTAGTGTGACCTTTCTTGGTTATATCGTTGGAAAAGAAGGGGTGAGCGTTGATCCTTCAAAAGTGGAAGCAATTCAATCGTGGCCTATCCCTAAAACAACTACTGAAGTTAGAAGTTTTCATGGATTGGCTTCGTTTTATCGAAGGTTCATTCAGAATTTTAGCTCTATTGTTGCACCTATCACCGAGCTAACAAAGAAAGGAGAGTTTGTGTGGAATCCAAGTGCACAAAAGGCATTTGATGAGATCAAAGATAAGTTGTGTTCAGCACCTATTCTAGCTTTGCCCAACTTTGACAAATTGTTCGAAGTTGAATGCGACGCtagcggagttggagttggagctgTTCTAATCCAAGAGAAACGACCTCTTTGCATTCTTTCTTGA